A single window of Leptospira semungkisensis DNA harbors:
- the sixA gene encoding phosphohistidine phosphatase SixA gives MKIIIARHGEADPISADGQDSSRVLTPKGQSDIEKMGRFFQTGFKIKKIYHSPYLRTKASAEIFSRILQPEQETESMEYLLPGEDYLRVCPLLKDYSNSDAILIVGHSPDVSIFAENLLGISGVGKSFLFTPGSALAVNIPREKFKGGQIIWFVSPDFLC, from the coding sequence ATGAAGATCATCATAGCTAGACACGGTGAAGCGGATCCAATTTCCGCGGACGGTCAAGATTCTTCCAGAGTTCTGACTCCGAAAGGACAATCCGACATTGAAAAGATGGGTCGCTTCTTTCAGACCGGATTCAAGATCAAAAAAATATACCACAGTCCTTATTTGAGAACAAAGGCAAGTGCTGAGATCTTCTCACGAATCTTACAACCGGAGCAAGAGACTGAGTCCATGGAGTATCTACTCCCGGGCGAAGATTATCTTAGAGTATGTCCTCTACTCAAAGATTATTCTAATTCAGACGCAATACTCATAGTCGGTCATAGTCCAGACGTAAGCATCTTTGCAGAAAATCTTTTAGGAATTTCAGGAGTCGGAAAATCATTTTTATTCACTCCTGGATCTGCATTAGCAGTGAATATTCCCAGAGAGAAATTCAAAGGAGGACAGATCATTTGGTTTGTTTCTCCCGATTTTCTCTGCTAA
- a CDS encoding ABC transporter ATP-binding protein, which translates to MPQFAIEIEHLRKNYPRVQALKGISLQVPQGGVFGLLGQNGAGKTTLVRILLGFSRQTEGFCTVLGKKPSPFARAKIGYLPERMAVPTYLSGREFLEASLRLALLSTSDAKKKSKELLEKLGLAEAADRKVSTYSKGMLQRLGLANALGAEPELLLLDEPGTGLDPAGYKEFREFILEENQKRGVTILINSHRLLEVEQICTEVGILHKGKMMAQGKLDELRQGKDRIRIRLEGNVESYLREISSEVKHDGKEWEIRPKPETDLRRLPAELVERGADLLLYEKRTESLEDVFFRLTQGSDSEQNHQKGEEG; encoded by the coding sequence ATGCCTCAATTTGCAATTGAAATAGAACACCTACGCAAAAATTATCCGAGAGTACAAGCTCTTAAAGGAATCAGTTTGCAAGTTCCTCAGGGAGGAGTTTTCGGACTGCTTGGACAAAATGGAGCCGGCAAGACTACTCTAGTTCGAATACTCTTGGGATTTTCTAGACAGACCGAGGGCTTCTGCACAGTGCTCGGTAAAAAACCTTCTCCCTTCGCTCGCGCAAAGATAGGATATCTTCCGGAGAGAATGGCAGTGCCTACATACTTATCCGGTAGAGAATTCTTAGAGGCGAGCCTAAGACTTGCACTTCTTTCTACTTCCGATGCTAAGAAGAAGAGCAAAGAACTCTTGGAAAAACTAGGACTCGCAGAAGCCGCTGACCGAAAGGTCTCCACATATTCCAAAGGTATGTTACAAAGATTAGGACTCGCGAATGCGTTAGGTGCTGAACCTGAACTTCTTCTTTTGGATGAACCTGGAACCGGACTCGATCCCGCCGGCTATAAAGAATTCAGAGAATTCATTCTGGAAGAAAACCAAAAGAGAGGAGTCACCATTCTGATCAACTCTCACAGATTATTAGAAGTAGAGCAGATCTGTACCGAAGTTGGGATCCTTCATAAGGGAAAGATGATGGCCCAAGGAAAACTGGACGAGCTCAGACAAGGCAAGGATAGGATCCGTATTCGATTGGAAGGAAATGTTGAATCCTATCTAAGGGAGATCTCTTCCGAAGTGAAACATGACGGAAAGGAATGGGAGATACGTCCAAAGCCGGAAACTGATTTGCGCAGACTTCCCGCTGAATTGGTAGAGAGAGGAGCGGACCTTCTTCTGTATGAAAAGAGAACGGAATCTTTGGAGGATGTATTCTTCCGACTGACACAAGGCTCCGACTCAGAGCAAAATCATCAAAAAGGAGAAGAAGGTTGA
- a CDS encoding ABC transporter permease produces the protein MSGSIRFFFQAYIRQIPVLVRLTLIQVFRRRAIFFLFSLLLFFFVGEWTCTTSVGQEVTKGIPMSVYFILTSLWVTIFLIIITSDLLRQDIDSQIHTLWLSRPLDPGVYLAGKGFALLLLVVLFILAVFGIQSWYALEVPWDFLIFQGAMMFTYIFFLSFAFLITLTSNQTLSILLSFGLLLVTSILDQIVYQGYLDSTPMLNETQKLIVKIFYWVLPQIGTVYHHSSNLLEGKGDGPVSYGLYSFFQVSAWLLILKASLWLTTRRQEI, from the coding sequence TTGAGCGGATCGATTCGTTTTTTCTTTCAGGCATATATACGCCAGATCCCAGTCTTAGTCAGGCTTACTCTAATCCAAGTATTCAGACGCAGAGCGATCTTCTTCTTATTCTCCTTATTGCTTTTCTTCTTTGTGGGGGAATGGACCTGCACTACTAGCGTAGGCCAAGAAGTCACTAAGGGAATCCCAATGAGCGTGTATTTCATTCTGACTTCTCTGTGGGTAACCATATTTCTGATCATCATTACTTCCGATCTGCTCCGCCAGGATATAGATTCACAAATCCATACTTTATGGTTAAGCAGACCTTTGGATCCGGGAGTCTATTTGGCGGGGAAGGGTTTCGCGCTTCTTCTTTTGGTTGTTCTATTTATCCTCGCGGTGTTCGGGATCCAGAGTTGGTACGCCTTGGAAGTTCCCTGGGATTTCTTGATCTTTCAGGGAGCGATGATGTTCACATACATATTCTTCCTGAGTTTTGCGTTCCTGATCACGTTAACCTCTAATCAAACACTTTCGATATTGCTTTCTTTCGGATTGCTTCTGGTGACTTCGATTTTGGACCAGATCGTGTACCAAGGATACTTGGATAGCACTCCGATGCTGAACGAGACCCAGAAATTGATTGTTAAGATTTTCTATTGGGTTCTCCCACAAATTGGGACAGTATATCACCACTCCAGTAATCTTTTAGAAGGGAAGGGAGACGGTCCTGTATCTTATGGACTCTATTCTTTCTTTCAGGTCAGTGCTTGGTTACTGATCTTAAAGGCGAGTCTTTGGCTGACGACTCGAAGACAGGAGATTTAA
- a CDS encoding HDOD domain-containing protein, whose product MNINWYHFEKEGYYLSVRNVSERIEKLNPLYIRFTTLNKNVDKLLSILLDRYLVYLDAISLKESVFSILRESAMNAVKANSKRIFFAENNLNISNPDDYVRGMENFKKEMIKDKERYAALLEKVKFHCLITLAFNRNSFLMRVSNNAPIIPEELKRVENRIGKSKEYNDLGEVFADHADDSEGAGLGLAMSLLMMKNEGIDADCYKLIAEETVTSAYIKIPLDFKHRNVSYQKTVEIIAEIDRLPTFPENLNQIMSLINKPDSSIQQITESVTKDVSLSTNILKLANSASFAQGRKVETLDDAIKLIGLSELNNILLSLGTKKILEERYKEFEQIWEMSSLSAYICRRLGERMGWKKTFLTNLVCAALLHNIGLVLLLSLEGDTIAKLTDLTGKKLLPSTLGLEEAALGITHTSLGGMICEKWNFSDTIRVAAEYHHRPLMAKKESRDIVFAVYLSDWIIDCQEGKADPAAIHWEVLQHFGFKKDEEWMDFGKQVIQEYKAFQRQS is encoded by the coding sequence ATGAATATAAACTGGTACCATTTCGAAAAGGAAGGATACTATCTGAGCGTTCGTAATGTAAGCGAACGGATCGAAAAGCTAAATCCTCTCTATATCCGCTTCACTACTTTAAACAAGAATGTTGATAAATTATTAAGCATCCTATTGGACAGGTACCTGGTCTATCTGGACGCAATATCGCTGAAAGAATCCGTTTTCTCGATCCTGAGAGAGAGCGCGATGAACGCTGTTAAGGCAAATTCAAAGAGGATCTTCTTCGCAGAAAATAATCTGAATATTTCCAACCCGGACGACTACGTTCGAGGAATGGAAAACTTCAAAAAGGAAATGATCAAGGATAAGGAGAGATACGCTGCCTTATTGGAAAAAGTAAAATTCCACTGCCTGATCACCTTGGCATTCAATCGTAATAGTTTTTTAATGAGGGTCTCCAATAACGCCCCGATCATTCCTGAGGAATTAAAGAGGGTGGAGAACCGGATCGGAAAGAGTAAGGAATACAACGATTTAGGAGAGGTATTCGCCGACCACGCGGATGATTCCGAGGGTGCCGGTCTTGGTCTCGCCATGTCTCTCTTGATGATGAAGAATGAAGGAATAGACGCGGATTGCTATAAGCTTATCGCCGAAGAAACCGTGACTTCTGCCTATATCAAGATCCCTCTCGATTTCAAGCATCGCAACGTTTCGTATCAAAAGACAGTCGAGATTATTGCGGAGATAGACAGGTTACCTACTTTTCCTGAAAACTTGAATCAGATCATGAGTCTGATCAATAAACCGGACTCTTCTATACAGCAAATCACAGAGTCGGTCACTAAGGACGTTTCCTTATCCACGAATATCCTGAAACTTGCCAATTCTGCTTCCTTTGCTCAGGGAAGAAAAGTAGAAACTCTGGATGATGCGATCAAGCTGATTGGTTTATCAGAATTAAATAATATTCTTCTGAGCCTTGGAACTAAAAAGATCCTCGAAGAAAGATACAAGGAATTCGAACAGATCTGGGAAATGTCCAGTCTCTCGGCTTATATTTGTCGCAGACTTGGGGAAAGAATGGGATGGAAAAAGACCTTCCTCACGAATCTAGTATGTGCTGCATTATTACATAATATAGGTCTAGTGCTCTTGTTGTCTCTCGAAGGAGATACGATCGCAAAATTGACCGACCTGACCGGAAAGAAACTACTTCCTTCTACCCTAGGCTTAGAAGAGGCCGCCCTTGGGATCACTCATACTTCTCTCGGTGGAATGATTTGTGAGAAATGGAATTTTTCCGACACGATCCGAGTTGCTGCAGAGTATCACCATAGACCTCTCATGGCCAAGAAGGAATCTAGAGACATCGTATTTGCAGTTTACTTATCCGATTGGATCATTGATTGCCAAGAAGGTAAAGCGGATCCCGCTGCAATCCATTGGGAAGTGCTCCAGCATTTTGGCTTTAAGAAAGATGAGGAATGGATGGATTTCGGTAAGCAAGTCATTCAAGAATATAAGGCGTTCCAAAGACAGTCCTGA
- a CDS encoding redoxin domain-containing protein — MIHSSELARDFEYMDLEGNSHRLSELKGKKILLSFLRNGACALCNLRVHSLIKSYPELKGLSILAIFESKREDMLPYVGKQNPPFTLVSDPEAKIYSLYEIEVSQEKVQNSMDSATVHDKIQEANAAGFSLTPQEGSNFFRIPADFLIDEDFKIHKAFYSSLVGDHIDLKEIADWSASVTV; from the coding sequence ATGATTCATTCAAGCGAACTCGCTAGGGATTTTGAATATATGGATTTAGAGGGGAACTCTCATAGACTCTCCGAGCTAAAAGGAAAAAAGATCCTCCTCTCTTTTTTAAGGAACGGAGCATGTGCACTTTGCAATCTAAGAGTCCATTCCCTGATCAAGAGCTATCCAGAACTAAAAGGATTGAGTATTCTTGCGATTTTTGAATCCAAAAGAGAGGATATGCTTCCGTATGTCGGCAAACAAAATCCTCCGTTTACTCTCGTCTCCGATCCGGAAGCAAAGATCTATTCTCTGTACGAAATTGAAGTTTCTCAAGAGAAGGTACAGAACTCGATGGATTCCGCTACCGTTCACGATAAGATACAGGAAGCGAACGCAGCAGGATTTTCCTTAACCCCTCAAGAGGGATCGAATTTCTTTAGAATACCTGCTGATTTCCTGATAGATGAGGACTTTAAGATCCACAAGGCATTTTATAGCTCTCTCGTAGGAGATCATATCGATCTTAAAGAAATCGCAGATTGGTCAGCATCCGTTACGGTTTGA
- a CDS encoding MarR family winged helix-turn-helix transcriptional regulator — translation MSSDPKKETSLIDTAYAYYFHRTNRLLHLHFTKLMADHTTDLTVEQWFLLNRLSNGKSVSQTDLVDKTFKDRPNITRLLDGLEKKSLVARKDDPNDRRKFTVSITKAGKALLDKTIPVMLEARKAVYKGLKQEDLEALKAISEKIESNILQGWDWSESI, via the coding sequence ATGTCTTCTGATCCTAAAAAAGAAACTAGCCTCATAGATACAGCGTACGCCTATTATTTCCATCGCACAAATCGGCTTCTGCATCTGCATTTTACCAAGTTAATGGCGGATCACACAACGGATCTAACTGTTGAGCAATGGTTTCTTTTGAATCGACTATCGAATGGAAAATCGGTCTCTCAAACGGATCTGGTGGATAAGACTTTTAAGGACAGGCCCAATATCACAAGGCTCCTGGACGGATTAGAGAAGAAGAGCCTTGTCGCTCGAAAAGACGATCCAAACGACAGACGAAAATTTACAGTCAGCATCACTAAGGCCGGAAAAGCGCTTTTGGACAAGACCATTCCAGTCATGCTCGAAGCCAGAAAGGCAGTGTACAAAGGCCTAAAACAAGAAGATCTGGAAGCCCTAAAGGCTATCTCAGAAAAGATCGAATCCAATATCCTCCAGGGCTGGGACTGGTCCGAATCCATTTAA
- the rsgA gene encoding ribosome small subunit-dependent GTPase A: MNPKQNNHLSAWDADREVEFRELAYKSGISNALAARVIGEQGNEFRLRSDQKEGNGVLTGSLRYGALSALDLPVAGDWVLVTQLEENDFLIHQVLDRRSLLVRKSKGEIQKPDPICANMDKIFLLQGLDGDFQPRRLERTLIQLWESGASPIVILTKKDLYSENEMELDEKMDRVRRSCPGIPVHSISTWNEEGLKDLEVYWREGGVFAFIGSSGVGKSSLLNSLLGKEIQSVKEVRASDSKGKHTTTNRWMFELGNGAWILDTPGMREIQLWSDGSGLEETFPEIFEAAGRCKFQDCSHASEPGCAVKEALETGTISQERFQSFLKLEREMKRIAIHSSPNSSQQKLAEKAKWKSVHKEQKRMKKQRDRERYQ; encoded by the coding sequence ATGAATCCAAAACAAAATAATCATTTATCCGCTTGGGATGCGGATAGAGAAGTAGAATTTAGAGAGCTGGCTTATAAGTCCGGGATCTCTAATGCGTTAGCTGCGAGAGTTATCGGTGAGCAAGGTAACGAATTTAGGCTTAGAAGCGATCAAAAAGAAGGAAACGGCGTACTAACAGGAAGCCTAAGATATGGTGCGCTTTCTGCTTTGGACCTTCCTGTAGCAGGAGATTGGGTTCTTGTTACTCAATTGGAAGAGAATGATTTTCTAATACATCAAGTGCTAGATAGAAGGAGCCTTCTTGTCAGAAAATCAAAAGGAGAGATCCAAAAGCCGGATCCTATCTGCGCGAATATGGACAAGATCTTTCTTTTGCAAGGCTTGGATGGAGACTTTCAGCCTAGACGTTTAGAAAGAACTCTGATCCAACTCTGGGAGAGCGGAGCTTCCCCAATCGTGATTTTGACAAAGAAAGATCTATATTCAGAAAATGAAATGGAGCTGGATGAAAAGATGGATAGAGTAAGGAGATCTTGCCCTGGGATTCCAGTACATTCGATTTCCACATGGAACGAGGAAGGATTGAAAGATTTAGAAGTCTATTGGAGAGAAGGGGGAGTTTTTGCTTTCATCGGATCTTCTGGGGTAGGTAAATCTTCTCTACTGAATTCTTTGCTTGGAAAAGAGATCCAATCTGTAAAGGAAGTAAGAGCTTCCGATTCGAAGGGAAAACATACGACCACGAATCGTTGGATGTTCGAATTGGGAAACGGAGCTTGGATCTTGGACACTCCAGGAATGAGAGAGATCCAACTTTGGTCCGACGGTTCCGGATTAGAGGAAACCTTTCCGGAGATCTTTGAGGCTGCTGGCCGTTGTAAATTTCAAGACTGTTCACATGCATCGGAACCGGGCTGTGCCGTAAAAGAAGCTTTGGAAACCGGCACTATCTCGCAGGAAAGATTTCAAAGTTTTCTAAAGTTAGAAAGAGAAATGAAACGGATCGCTATTCATAGCTCTCCGAATTCCTCTCAGCAGAAACTTGCTGAAAAAGCGAAATGGAAATCCGTTCACAAGGAGCAGAAAAGAATGAAAAAGCAAAGAGATCGAGAGAGATATCAGTAA
- a CDS encoding alpha/beta fold hydrolase: MKTYLLVHGAWHGAWAWEETKQILESHGHKVFTIDLPGHGQDNTPIPKITFRAYVDSVRSKLAGISSKVILVGHSLAGAIISQVAEEEPDKIESLVYVAAFILNQNESVLDIMKSDAEGSLLPALIFSEDQTSATVSEETLKSIVYNGGTKNQIEAAAPKLKAQATEPFFAMTNTTDSNFGRIPKSYIECNLDKILSLNMQRTLEQKFHCKTLATLSTGHVPLITAPDQLADALLKA; this comes from the coding sequence ATGAAAACTTATTTATTAGTTCATGGAGCCTGGCACGGCGCTTGGGCATGGGAAGAAACGAAACAGATTTTAGAATCGCATGGGCATAAAGTTTTTACGATCGATTTGCCGGGACATGGACAAGACAATACGCCGATTCCGAAAATTACGTTTCGTGCATACGTCGACTCGGTAAGATCTAAGCTAGCAGGAATTTCAAGCAAAGTGATTCTAGTCGGACACAGTTTAGCTGGAGCGATTATATCTCAGGTCGCCGAGGAAGAGCCCGACAAGATAGAGAGCTTAGTATATGTAGCCGCTTTCATATTAAATCAAAATGAAAGCGTGCTCGATATCATGAAGTCAGATGCGGAAGGTAGTCTATTGCCAGCTTTGATTTTTTCCGAAGATCAAACTTCTGCTACAGTTTCGGAAGAAACGCTAAAATCAATCGTATATAATGGAGGGACTAAAAACCAAATCGAAGCCGCGGCCCCGAAATTAAAAGCCCAGGCGACAGAACCTTTTTTTGCCATGACCAATACGACTGACTCTAATTTCGGAAGGATTCCGAAATCATATATCGAATGTAATTTGGATAAAATTCTATCGTTAAATATGCAACGAACATTAGAGCAAAAGTTTCATTGCAAGACATTAGCAACTCTTTCTACCGGGCACGTTCCTTTAATTACTGCTCCAGATCAGTTAGCTGACGCTCTCTTGAAGGCTTAA
- a CDS encoding TetR/AcrR family transcriptional regulator has protein sequence MSTGRPIEYDREHSLQKALELFWRNGYKGTNLKDLCDETGLSKSSLYSVFGDKHQVFLLSIQSYSDALLDELRLQYQSSESPLRFIEKVLLDLADEASPGKDRKGCLVMNSATEFAQTDPQVAKIVGNTLRKMASIFENAVSSGKESSDINKNVEPHSTALFLVNSIAGMKTMVKAGHPKKELLEIAKSVMKHL, from the coding sequence ATGAGTACTGGTCGACCTATCGAATATGATAGAGAGCATTCTCTCCAAAAAGCCTTAGAATTGTTTTGGCGTAACGGATACAAGGGAACGAATCTCAAAGACCTTTGCGATGAAACGGGACTTTCCAAGAGTAGTCTTTATTCCGTATTTGGGGACAAACACCAAGTCTTCTTACTTAGTATTCAAAGTTATAGTGATGCTCTTTTAGATGAACTTCGACTGCAATATCAAAGTAGCGAATCTCCCTTGCGATTCATTGAAAAAGTCCTTCTCGATTTAGCTGACGAAGCGAGCCCCGGAAAAGATCGAAAAGGATGCCTCGTTATGAATTCTGCTACTGAATTTGCCCAAACCGATCCCCAGGTTGCAAAGATCGTCGGAAATACTCTGCGAAAGATGGCTTCTATATTCGAAAATGCTGTGAGCTCAGGAAAAGAAAGTTCAGATATAAATAAGAACGTCGAGCCTCATTCGACGGCCCTCTTTCTGGTGAATTCGATAGCAGGAATGAAAACAATGGTAAAGGCCGGACATCCGAAAAAAGAATTACTCGAAATAGCAAAATCCGTTATGAAGCATCTGTAG
- the rsmA gene encoding 16S rRNA (adenine(1518)-N(6)/adenine(1519)-N(6))-dimethyltransferase RsmA, with product MSSPEYPFYKPTAIREFLSQRSSAPLKKWGQNFLIDPNAVRTLFQSADEQALSNAKLVIEIGPGLGALSHLLAGLNKRLRLYEIDPVYYEWLKEFLPDSEIILGDARETLPQSETQTCFLFGNLPYYITSELILLSLERLEGLLGAVFLVQKEFAQRITQEISSLSIYAGAYGTFQSKKTIKAGCFYPAPNVDSSILTYSSNKRFQKKESFLVLELLCRTVFWGKRKKIGSSLKEAPLHSFYPQGLPFSFSEEVLRQKLKFSLESAGLSFDKRPEELLAEDFYKIVDQFQLP from the coding sequence ATGAGCTCCCCGGAATACCCGTTTTATAAACCTACAGCAATCCGGGAATTTCTCTCTCAAAGATCTTCCGCCCCTTTAAAGAAATGGGGACAAAATTTTCTAATCGATCCGAATGCGGTTCGCACCTTATTTCAAAGTGCAGATGAACAAGCCTTATCTAATGCAAAACTTGTGATTGAGATCGGCCCCGGCTTGGGTGCTCTCTCACATCTATTGGCAGGCCTGAATAAGCGCCTCAGATTGTATGAGATAGATCCGGTATATTACGAATGGCTAAAGGAATTCCTGCCCGATTCAGAGATCATTCTAGGAGACGCGAGAGAAACGCTCCCTCAATCAGAAACCCAGACTTGTTTTTTATTCGGCAACTTACCGTATTATATCACTTCAGAGCTCATCCTACTTTCCTTAGAACGACTAGAAGGTTTACTCGGAGCAGTCTTTCTGGTGCAAAAAGAATTCGCGCAAAGGATAACTCAGGAGATCTCGTCACTTTCCATTTATGCCGGAGCGTATGGAACCTTTCAAAGTAAGAAGACAATCAAGGCAGGGTGCTTTTATCCGGCTCCGAATGTGGATTCAAGTATCCTTACCTATTCTTCTAATAAACGCTTTCAGAAGAAGGAATCCTTTCTCGTTTTAGAACTACTTTGCCGTACCGTCTTTTGGGGAAAGAGAAAGAAGATCGGCTCCTCCTTAAAAGAAGCGCCATTGCATTCTTTCTATCCGCAAGGTCTTCCTTTTTCTTTTTCTGAAGAAGTCTTGAGACAAAAACTGAAGTTCTCTTTAGAATCCGCCGGACTCTCTTTCGATAAACGACCAGAAGAACTATTGGCCGAGGATTTTTATAAGATTGTAGACCAATTCCAACTTCCTTAA
- a CDS encoding ComEC/Rec2 family competence protein: MGLSLEKHYRDCIPSSLFSYFLFGVLSGCFFERFYPDLTLIWSSIHAVIIIFSSLQERRNRKILSLSWGVLFFLLLAICGYTRRSAPFLSESQFWKKDFQSKIEILLDEANVKDDAREISLGLVLGDAKNLNRDFKKSAKEGGILHLFAASGLHLGILIGCLFSIFKRIPFLGYSLPRVLPILLGFLYLAILGFPISLARAWVFSTWILAQSLVFRKSRPADLLISSAGILYLWDPIRSFGVSFLLSFGAVAGILLLLPSLKNCLPKVSEEKTILNRIASFWRENLSVSTAAGLGTLPSLVYYFGSYSFGSLGLNLILVPICGILLPLLYFSLLLQACSFTWIAKPIWLIVLSLLEFLERTTLLWSELDWSLVRTYRGNTKFFALVIWVIFLLFLFLWKWMGAPKEEEGHNLDLRLDLLESEAFLETKSHVDRGRIFKFLRRKVWILGFLFCIFFQLLLARSSHWIKIPPVFFGDKFSLVLQEEKKLALLGKCKYSSKLFYKSFGKDPELFCGEHLNIREIYIEHESCLQWISECLKRRNDLHLKYGGKEIPKVASLENWILVPKQKEFSLSIPSKKMIRFEVGKDSLIELNTRTKKDFGVILLVSRFGIPEDPREWNRLRKQLGIGPGWQFIGSDELPGIPVL; the protein is encoded by the coding sequence ATGGGCCTATCCTTAGAAAAACATTATAGGGACTGCATCCCTTCTTCCTTATTTTCCTATTTTCTGTTCGGTGTCTTGTCCGGTTGTTTTTTCGAAAGATTCTATCCGGACCTGACCCTGATCTGGTCTTCAATACATGCGGTAATTATAATATTCTCCTCTCTTCAAGAAAGAAGAAACAGAAAAATACTCTCGCTTTCCTGGGGAGTATTATTCTTTCTATTGCTAGCCATTTGCGGATACACAAGACGTTCTGCACCTTTCTTGTCAGAATCCCAATTTTGGAAAAAAGACTTCCAATCCAAAATAGAAATCTTACTCGACGAAGCGAATGTCAAAGACGACGCGAGAGAAATTTCCTTGGGATTAGTTTTGGGAGATGCAAAAAATCTAAACAGGGATTTCAAAAAGAGTGCTAAAGAAGGCGGAATCCTACATCTATTCGCCGCCTCCGGCTTGCATCTCGGAATACTGATAGGATGTTTGTTCTCCATTTTTAAAAGGATTCCATTCTTAGGCTACTCTCTGCCCAGGGTCCTTCCGATTCTATTAGGATTTCTTTATCTAGCAATCCTTGGATTTCCGATCTCTCTTGCAAGAGCCTGGGTATTTTCCACTTGGATCTTAGCACAATCCTTGGTATTCAGAAAATCCAGGCCTGCAGATCTACTGATTTCTTCCGCGGGAATTTTATATCTATGGGATCCTATCCGATCTTTTGGAGTTTCCTTTTTACTTTCCTTCGGCGCGGTTGCAGGCATTCTTCTTTTGCTTCCTAGTTTAAAGAATTGCTTACCTAAAGTCTCCGAAGAGAAAACAATCTTAAACAGGATCGCGAGCTTTTGGAGAGAGAATCTTTCTGTCAGCACTGCCGCAGGCTTAGGGACCCTTCCCAGTTTAGTTTATTATTTCGGATCTTATAGCTTCGGATCCTTAGGATTAAATCTGATCTTAGTTCCCATCTGCGGGATCTTATTGCCTCTATTATATTTTTCATTATTACTCCAAGCCTGCTCATTCACATGGATCGCAAAGCCGATCTGGTTGATCGTCCTCTCCTTATTGGAATTTTTAGAAAGAACTACTCTGCTTTGGAGTGAACTCGATTGGAGTCTAGTTCGCACGTATCGAGGAAATACGAAATTCTTTGCTTTAGTGATCTGGGTAATATTCTTACTCTTCTTGTTTTTATGGAAATGGATGGGAGCTCCCAAAGAAGAAGAAGGTCACAATTTAGATCTGAGACTTGATTTGTTAGAGAGCGAGGCATTCTTAGAAACAAAGTCTCATGTCGATAGAGGCAGGATTTTCAAATTTCTCCGAAGAAAAGTTTGGATCTTAGGATTTTTATTCTGCATCTTCTTTCAATTGCTACTCGCAAGATCTTCCCATTGGATTAAAATTCCGCCGGTCTTCTTCGGAGACAAATTTAGTTTAGTTTTGCAAGAAGAGAAGAAGCTCGCATTGCTAGGCAAATGCAAATACAGTTCTAAACTATTCTACAAGTCTTTCGGAAAAGATCCTGAGCTATTTTGCGGAGAACATCTGAACATAAGAGAGATCTATATAGAACATGAATCCTGTCTGCAATGGATCTCCGAATGTTTAAAAAGAAGAAATGATCTCCACCTAAAATATGGAGGAAAAGAAATCCCAAAGGTCGCGAGTTTAGAAAATTGGATCCTTGTACCAAAGCAAAAAGAATTCTCGCTTTCCATTCCCTCGAAAAAAATGATCCGATTCGAAGTTGGAAAAGATTCTTTAATCGAATTGAATACAAGGACTAAAAAAGATTTTGGAGTCATCTTGTTAGTGTCCAGGTTCGGCATTCCGGAAGATCCAAGAGAATGGAATCGACTCAGAAAACAGCTTGGAATCGGCCCCGGCTGGCAGTTTATTGGAAGCGATGAGCTCCCCGGAATACCCGTTTTATAA